Proteins co-encoded in one Lysobacter solisilvae genomic window:
- a CDS encoding energy transducer TonB has product MRTTVILAAAMLMALATPALAADLKPIKRVEPTYPPDAARSGKTGFVEVEFTVDATGKVASVSVVDAKPARTFEAAAVKAVKQWQFAAGADGRGKVRLNFSL; this is encoded by the coding sequence GTGCGTACTACCGTCATCCTTGCCGCCGCCATGCTGATGGCCCTGGCCACGCCCGCCCTGGCGGCGGACCTCAAGCCGATCAAGCGCGTCGAACCCACTTATCCGCCCGATGCCGCCCGTTCGGGCAAGACGGGTTTCGTCGAAGTCGAATTCACCGTCGATGCCACGGGCAAGGTCGCTTCGGTCTCGGTGGTGGACGCCAAGCCCGCCCGTACCTTTGAAGCCGCCGCCGTCAAGGCGGTGAAGCAGTGGCAGTTCGCTGCCGGCGCGGACGGGCGCGGCAAAGTGCGGCTGAACTTCTCGCTCTGA
- a CDS encoding chemotaxis protein CheW, with product MSHATATVRHSYAEARIEDRGHEFLTFALGEEEYGVDILKVKEIRGYDAVTRLPDAPDYIKGVINLRGTIVPVIDMRVKLRLERADYTAMTVMIVLSVADRVVGMVVDAVSDVVRLTGEQIRAVPEIAATIDRQFLTGIGTMDERMLILLDIERLMVSTEMGLVADAPAH from the coding sequence ATGTCGCACGCCACCGCCACCGTCCGCCACAGCTACGCCGAGGCGCGCATCGAAGACCGCGGCCACGAGTTCCTCACCTTCGCCTTGGGCGAGGAGGAATATGGCGTGGACATCCTCAAGGTCAAGGAAATCCGCGGCTACGACGCGGTCACCCGTTTGCCGGATGCGCCCGATTACATCAAGGGTGTGATCAACCTGCGCGGCACCATCGTGCCGGTGATCGACATGCGCGTGAAACTTCGCCTTGAGCGCGCCGACTACACCGCGATGACGGTGATGATCGTCCTCAGTGTCGCCGACAGGGTGGTCGGCATGGTGGTCGACGCGGTCTCCGACGTCGTGCGCCTGACCGGCGAGCAGATCCGCGCCGTTCCCGAGATAGCCGCGACGATCGACCGCCAGTTCCTGACCGGCATCGGCACGATGGACGAGCGCATGCTCATCCTGCTCGACATCGAGCGACTGATGGTCAGTACCGAGATGGGCCTGGTGGCCGACGCACCGGCGCACTGA
- a CDS encoding response regulator: MSAQLLIVDDSTSMRQMVAFALTSGGFQVREAEDGQAALEIARTQRFDAVVTDVNMPRMDGISLIRELRQLPAYKFTPLLMLTTESGGDKKLEGKAAGATGWLVKPFDPEQLVATVRKVIG, translated from the coding sequence TTGAGCGCGCAACTGCTGATCGTCGACGATTCCACCTCCATGCGGCAGATGGTCGCCTTCGCGCTGACCTCCGGTGGGTTCCAGGTGCGCGAGGCCGAGGATGGACAGGCCGCGCTCGAGATAGCCCGCACCCAGCGGTTCGACGCGGTGGTCACCGACGTCAACATGCCGCGCATGGACGGCATCTCGCTCATTCGCGAACTGCGCCAGCTGCCGGCCTACAAGTTCACCCCGCTGCTGATGCTGACCACCGAGTCGGGCGGCGACAAGAAGCTCGAGGGCAAGGCCGCCGGCGCCACCGGCTGGCTGGTCAAGCCCTTCGATCCCGAACAGCTGGTCGCGACGGTCCGCAAGGTCATCGGCTGA
- a CDS encoding STAS domain-containing protein, giving the protein MTELPLQSDLGIEHVTELQACLQPHLEDEGPLALTGDRVERVHAAGLQLLHAFVRDRAARGHQTTVTLASTILASAARQLGLAVSLGVDTHTGEPA; this is encoded by the coding sequence ATGACCGAGCTTCCGCTGCAATCCGACCTGGGCATCGAACACGTCACCGAACTGCAGGCGTGCCTGCAGCCGCACCTGGAAGACGAAGGCCCGCTGGCTCTGACAGGCGACCGCGTCGAACGCGTGCACGCCGCCGGCCTGCAACTGCTTCATGCCTTCGTGCGCGACCGCGCCGCTCGCGGCCATCAGACCACCGTCACCCTCGCATCAACGATCCTTGCTTCCGCCGCGCGCCAGCTTGGCCTGGCGGTCAGCCTCGGGGTCGATACCCACACCGGAGAGCCCGCTTGA
- a CDS encoding chemotaxis protein CheW: MNSTGSLTVIDDYLDALIGDGELQVEPVLRDPPREPATCDAAPLSPTEHPIPVPVARPSGHFEPAHPAPAPHLPGPMPAAHGPVGRNIAASPAAQRWLRVSVDAASYAVELLCVQEVVRLAPIVAMRGAQRAVLGVMNLRGRIVPVFDLGLWLDTGCVHTDERSRIVVIERDDELIGVLVTAVDDVVWLGRDRIEPPLPGTLPGAILGVARVGACPTVLLDANALFG, from the coding sequence ATGAACAGCACCGGCTCGCTGACCGTGATCGACGATTACCTGGACGCCCTGATCGGTGACGGCGAGCTGCAGGTCGAGCCGGTCCTGCGGGACCCGCCGCGCGAGCCCGCCACATGTGACGCCGCCCCGCTGTCGCCCACCGAGCACCCCATCCCCGTGCCTGTGGCGCGCCCGTCGGGCCATTTCGAGCCCGCGCACCCCGCGCCCGCGCCGCACCTGCCCGGGCCCATGCCCGCCGCGCACGGGCCGGTGGGCCGCAATATCGCCGCCTCGCCCGCCGCGCAACGCTGGTTGCGCGTCAGCGTCGACGCGGCGAGCTACGCGGTGGAACTGCTGTGCGTGCAGGAAGTCGTCCGCCTGGCTCCGATCGTCGCCATGCGCGGCGCGCAACGCGCGGTGCTGGGCGTGATGAACCTGCGGGGGCGCATCGTGCCGGTCTTCGACCTGGGCCTGTGGCTCGATACCGGTTGTGTCCACACCGACGAACGCAGCCGGATCGTCGTCATCGAACGCGACGACGAGCTGATCGGCGTCCTGGTCACCGCGGTGGACGACGTGGTCTGGCTGGGCCGCGACCGCATCGAGCCGCCGCTCCCCGGCACCCTTCCCGGCGCCATCCTGGGCGTGGCGCGGGTCGGCGCATGTCCGACGGTACTGCTCGACGCGAATGCCCTGTTCGGATGA
- a CDS encoding ParA family protein, whose product MQAWAIANQKGGVGKTTTTLFLARGLAMAGHRVLLVDLDPHASLTRAFGVPGDPPPAGTHDLFGSSGATLSSLARGTSIDGLKLVAAQPALATLERRGATQPGLGLSLGRALHAVHPAFDYVLLDCPPTLGLLMINALAAADRLVVPTQTDQLALHGLADMLRTAQMVERSRRRPLPSYVLPTLYDRRTRSGIHNLDLLHDRYEGRVWPAAVPVDTRLRDANALTQAAPITGRGADAYRRALAWLLAQSDAAQRQAA is encoded by the coding sequence ATGCAGGCCTGGGCCATCGCCAACCAGAAAGGCGGCGTCGGCAAGACGACGACCACACTTTTCCTCGCCCGCGGTCTGGCGATGGCCGGACATCGCGTGCTGCTGGTGGACCTGGATCCCCACGCCTCGCTGACCCGCGCCTTCGGCGTGCCGGGCGATCCGCCGCCAGCGGGCACGCATGACCTGTTCGGCAGCAGTGGTGCCACGCTTTCGTCACTGGCGCGCGGCACGTCGATCGACGGCCTCAAGCTGGTGGCTGCGCAGCCGGCCCTGGCCACGCTGGAACGCCGCGGGGCGACGCAGCCCGGGCTGGGCCTGTCGCTCGGCCGCGCGCTGCACGCCGTACACCCCGCCTTCGACTACGTACTGCTCGATTGCCCGCCCACGCTCGGCCTGCTGATGATCAACGCGCTGGCCGCGGCCGACCGGCTGGTAGTGCCCACCCAGACCGACCAGCTCGCGCTGCACGGGCTGGCCGACATGCTGCGCACCGCGCAGATGGTGGAACGCTCGCGCCGTCGTCCGCTCCCCAGCTACGTGCTGCCCACGCTCTACGACCGACGGACGCGGTCGGGCATCCACAACCTCGATTTGCTGCACGACCGCTACGAAGGCCGCGTGTGGCCGGCCGCGGTGCCGGTGGACACGCGTCTGCGTGATGCGAACGCCCTCACCCAGGCAGCGCCGATCACCGGACGTGGCGCCGACGCCTACCGGCGCGCCCTGGCCTGGCTGCTGGCGCAGTCCGATGCCGCCCAGAGGCAGGCCGCATGA